A window of Punica granatum isolate Tunisia-2019 chromosome 8, ASM765513v2, whole genome shotgun sequence genomic DNA:
CTCAAACAGCTGGAACTCCTGAAAGTTACATGAGTATCCAGTATTAAGTCTAGCTTCCTCTGAACCCCAAGAAGCAGCATCAGTCACTGACCCAAATTCCCCAAGCCAGGGAATTCCATTGACTTCACCTGCAATGCTGCACTGCATACTCGAGTCCATCCCCTATTTACCCTCCCaccaaagaaaaaggaaaaagaaaaggtaggGTTCATGAGACAATAGATATGTTAATAAGTCCAACAGAAGGAACAATTGAATGTAAAAAGTACCAGCCACCTTCTGGTCATCATTCCAGCCATGTACCAGAGTCGGATTTGCATTCCCACCGAGACCTACATCCCGTACATAATGTCAGCGATTACGTAAAATCCCATTAATGATTTATAATATGTGCATAATTCTAATTGATAGTATAGACAGAGCAGAAGAGAAAACTAAAGATCGCACCCCTTCAAACATGATTAGAGAGAGATCAACACGAAATGTAATAAAACCAGAGGAGACGGGCTTAACACTCTACCTGGAAATTTGAAGCATATCACACAAATCTATCTTCTTAATCAATGATGACTCGCTCCAGATACCATATCAATGTGTAATCGGCTGATTCAAAAAGTTTAAAGACCAATATGGATTTAACTATCAGATGCTTTCTACACACCTTGTGCAATGAAACCATGTTCAGTCACATTCTTCCGCCCTCTGCGCTGCAACTCCGGGGTCCATCCACAGAATTCAAGGAGAAGCAAAGCCTTGTCAGTTGAGTCTAGGAAAGCTCTCAGCTCCAGTGGGGATGTGAGGTGTTTTAGTGGAACATCTTCGGGAGGAAGGAAAAGATGAGGATGCACCGATGACAATATATTCTGAGCCCGAAGCCTTCCCTGATACTTGTAGGACTTGGAATGGTGAAAGTACAGGATGGTGATTTCATCAGTGGCACCAATAGCATCTGCCAGCATCTTCTCTGTGGTCCTGTACATGACCATCAGCTTAAGGGAGCTGAATTCAGGTTTCCTGCGCTTCACCGCCAGAGCCACATCTCTCATGAGAGCTCGAGATTCACCTGACCCTGTGGTGGTCCATGTGTAAAACGATAATTATTATCAACTCAAATTAATCGACAAGCCTAAGCTATTTATCCTCGGTTGCTATATGGTATGTAACCATATAAATGGGATGTGTTATGAATGAAGACCCCGAGTACAAAGACAAAGTCTAAAGACAGGGTGGTGAGTGGGAAGTTATTTACAGGGGAGAGTGACAAGGAGCAGGATGTGGGGGTGAATTCTGATCTGAGAAGAGAAGTTGTGCTTCCTGAGGATCTTCCATTCTGATGAATAGCCGGTGTTGGAGTCGAAGTCAGATTCGGGTGCACaaggtgatgatgatgatgcatGAAGTGGTACCGCTGATGCTAAgagcagcaacagcagcaaTTTTGGTTTCATCATCATACGCGAGCCTGAACTCTGCAAATTAATAAGACATAAGGAGGACAGGCACAGCAGTAgagagaaattatatatatatatatatatatatgggcaAGGACAAATAGTTCATCCAGTGCCCCATCAGACATGTGAATCTTATTTTTATAGCAAACTCTTTATGCCCAACAAAAAGCAGAAAGAAGGAGACAGTTAGTCTTGATGACATGGGGACATGATTATGACCTGGCGGGCTGTCATCTCAGTTTTGATGTTAGCTTTGCCAGCTGCAGGTACTTGCGTTGCCTCCACACGGCTCTTCAAATATGCCTCTCTGCAGTTCCAGGAAGCCCCACATCATTCGCAAAAACAAACAGGAAAGATCAATCACAATATGAACCCCATCTTATACGCATCATCTGTTTCTTGCTGAAATGAGTCTGCCCATTGAAATGCCTTCAAGGCACTAATCAGCGGCGATTAAGACCATTCTTAGGATCCCTATATTAGCGATTGACTCCTCAGATACAAGAGCAAATGCCTTTATTAGCTTTCCCTGTTTTCGATATATGTGAGCCCGTATAGATCCAGTACATGCAAATGCAAGATTAACAGAGAATCCCACGCAAAGATTTGATCAGACATAAGACATCCGATGAAATCCGAACTGGCCAGCTGAATATGACAACCATGCTTCAGTTCATTTATCAGGATCAATGAAACGTATTGTACCTAGATACCAATGGATCCTTCCTCGTCAACATGATTGCCAATCACTTCCTGCATGAACACATACAGCAGGGACAAAATCTGCTCAGTCGAAGGGAGACCCTAAAACCCTCATAAGAGCATTGCACATTAAACTGAGAAGCTCAAGCGGAATTGCCATTATCAACTTATGAGAAGAGCAAAGTTCAACATGTGCATACAGGTGCGATTAGGAAAAGATATGAGCTTACACCCGTTTCATAGTCGACCTTGGAGACTGAAGTGCAGACGCCAACAGTAGCAATGTTTTGACTTCTTAATCAGAGAACACTGGAATAGATTTGTGTGTCCGATATATCACTTCAGAACGCTCGCTAATCTTCGCCTCCAATCAATCGATCAAGCGATCAGGATCCCCAAGCCCTAGCTAGCCGAACTGACTGATACGATCGCCCCAACAGCGCAGCAGCCACCTTAGCTAGAGAGCTTCCATTTCCCTCTCTACTAGCGGAGTCTATATATGTAGTCTTGGATTGGAAAGGATGCTCTTCTAAAACAAACGAAACCAAAGGTTCGGTTCGttcctaataataataataataataataataataatttcatgggcctccaaaagaaaaggacaccAAAATAATATTAGAGCCCTTCCCCTTTTTATGTCCAGAGTCCACAAAAGGAATTTGCATGCAAACCAGCAAACTGTCTACCTATACAGTCTGTGGGGATAATGGGATACATAAAAATGACCATGCATGGTTGGCATTGGTATGATAATTGTAACCGCCTGTTGCTGAGAAGAGGTATCTGATTTATTTAGGGGCACTCTTTGCCCGAAAGAGATCtgctcttatatatatatatatatatatataagtatgtTAATGACTGATCTTTCGAGAAAGGGAATGGTAAAACTTCTCAGCCCGCCCTCAGACCTCTTCCTAGTTTAGGATACAAAAACAATGGACTCGTCCTCCTCCGCCTCCTCCTTCTCGGATGTCATTGGCACGACTCACCCCTATTCCAGGGGTAAGAAAGGATAACTTCATCTTGTCTTGAATAATAAAAGTGGTGAAGCAGAGGGAAGCTTAGAAGCATCTCTTTTACCTCTTGCTCATCTGTATTCATTGGGTGTCGCCATTTTGATGTATGCTGACCAGCAATTCCAACAGTTGAGCAAAATAAATGCAAGAAATTTAGCAGCTTTGGGctgtatttgaattttttttcttttttccaatgGGTATTGTATTGATGTCCGAGGAACTAACCTCTCCCAAAGTCGTTACTTATGGACGTAAAGTGCATGTCATATATCATAAACCTATTCACCACACACAAACAAAAACATGGCAAGAGGAAAGTCTCATATTAGCCACGAATTTACACGGCATCAACATTCAATCTCTTGACATCATTGGCAAAACAAAGGTTAAGCATAGCCTGCTATAACCCAACTCACCTGCTTCCATTCCAAATTCCAAGTTACCAACAGGCGACAACTGTCTAACACCAGTTAAAAATCTCTTCTAAATACAACATCGATATAACATCACTCCAAAGGTAggaaatttcttcttcttttttttctcaaaaggataaataaacaaatatatgaTAGAAAGTTAATGCTCGATCAATTCCCCGTAAAGTCCCGACAAGGATCTTTAGTAGCACTCTCATCTCTTTCTGCCACCCCGCTCTCTTAAAGAGAGATTAAGTGTTTCCCCGTCCCCAACATTGTAATAAGCAAGGGACATATTGTCCTTGAGGAAACCCGGCTTCCCACTCAATTTCTGCTTGTTTGCTGGAAGTTGTATCTCCCCAGCAATCTTCTCTTTCAGACTGCCCACTGTCTCTGATATAGACTGCACCGTGATCTCCAAAACCTGTCCTTTGAGGTTTCCTTCATCGGTATTGGGAATCGATATGCTAATTCGAGCTGGACCCTGCAAAACACAAACAAtctacaataaaaaaaatatccatTCTCATAAACACACCAATAGAACAAAATGACACGGAAGCAAGAAACACAATACCGGATGCTGAGCCAGAAACTGATCTTCCGGAACAAGCAGTGAATCGTCAAGCTTCTGCCTCTTTGGCTCTGGCTCTTCAGGAAGCGGTGGAGGTGCCTCCTCaggaggtggtggtggaggCACTCCCATAGATGGTGGGGGGCCAGGAGGTGGCATCATTGGCATGCCAGCTGGGGGGATCGGGACAGGAACAAAAGGTGGCCTAGGGACTGACACTGGCGTGAACTGAGAACCAGGAGGAGGAGGTACAGGAATACCTCCTGGAGGATTAACGGATACAACAGGCGGTGGCATCTGCTGAAGTGGCCGATTCCCCATGATCGTCGGCTGGCCAGAAGAAGTCATGGCCATCAGTGGCGGAGGCGGACGAGCCCCAGGCATCATCGGCATGCCAGGAGGCCTTGGTGGGGGCACTGGGTGGCCACCACTGGTTGCAGCAGAGTATTGGACTGCATTTGGAGGTACACGAGGGAGGTTCAAGGCAAGTCCAGGAGGTGGCGGAAGAGGTCGGACTGACAGTAAAACGGGCCTTGGTGGAGGAGCAGCAGGACCTGGAAGGCCTTGATTCGTGGCATCATTCTGATCCTCTGTGCCAACATTCTGAGATAAGGCTTGATTCGCCGTGCGTCCAATACTTCCGGTGTGACCATCCCATATGACCTGCTTTGGCTGctcatctttcttcttctcaatctcaGCCTTGACGGCATTCGAAACTTCTTCCTCTGTTGTACCGAAAATATCAGGGCGGGTCCTCGCTAGGCCAACAATGTTTCTGGATATTTCATCATCCTGGGCAAGTGTCGTCTCCCTAATCTTTGCAAACATCCTCTCTTTTTGCTCCTTGTACTTTGGATCAATGAGAGAAATTCTCATATGTTCAGACATCTCATTGATGAGGATCAACTCTCCAGTGATGGGGGAAACTACAAATCTCGTAGGGTCTCTCTCTGCAGGTATCCTCTCCTCAGGTCTCTTCCAGTTCTTGACAATCCTCAAAGGAGGTTCCAGGTCATTATTCTTCCTCTCatcatcattttcttcaatgcTGGCTGCCCTCATGCCCTCCTCAACAAGCTGAACCTCCTCCTCATCCATCTCCATTTCGACCTCCTTCCCAGGCTCGATTATCTCATCTTCCATATTTGTCATCTTGCTTCTTCGGATAACCTCCTCGAGTGTCATTGGTGGAGGTAAGTCTTCATCCTCATCGTCAACAAAGTCTATCGTCTCAACAGCGACAAAATCATGCCAATCAATCATGGCCATTTGCATCCTCTCCTGCTCGATCTCATCCTCTGCGCGCTGCCTAGCCTGCTCCTGTGATTTTTCCCATTCAAGCCTATGCAAGCACCGCTCAAGCACAGTCGTCATATCAGTAACACTTTTCCGGAGCTTCTCAGTCAAGCCCTTTGGGGGCATCAAAACTTTTGAGTAAGCATCTGCAAGTGCAGTAAAAAACATGAACATGCTGTGTGTAGGCTTCAGAAAATGGAACTGAGGGTTATTGATTTCCCTGCTCGTCAATCCagtcaagaatgatttcccaTTTCTTGCCACAAATTGTGCAGTGAGCTTTATGATATCAAGCTCCTCCCCTGTGATCCCTTCAGGAAGTCGAACGGTGTATTGTTCTGACTCAGGAGGCTCAAGGACTTTAGGTAAAGGTATGAACTGTGCTGCAATGTCTGATGAGGCTGAATCAGGCACCAATGGTACAGCCGGAGTTGGTTCTGAAGCAGCAGAATCTGCAGGTTGAGGTGCCTGCTCGGCAGGAGCTTGATTCTGCGCTCGAAATTCAGATAATCTATGCTGGTAATAGGCATGGTAGGGATCAGAGGAGTTCAAGAAATTGAACTTTGGGTTCCCAGCATTGCTCTGAATGATCCTCCTCTCAAATTCAGGTCCATTTTTGGCAACAAACTGAGCTGTTTTGTCAACAATATTTCTGATGTCGGGAGGAGGATGTATTATTCCGATAGTCCTCGTGTGGGTTGCAACAGTAGCAGGAGCTGAATTAGCTTTCTCCTTGTTCCCATTTTCCAGTGTCTCGTCCTTCTGCGGTTCTGGCATTTGAGAAGGAGGAAGGGGCCCCAGGTTGCCATCTTCAGGAGGGGCAGGCAGGGGCAATATAGCTGGTAAATCTGGCATCTTACTGCCTGAAAAGGAGTTTTATAATGAAAGTCTGATCATTGAGAACCTGTAAcctcaaaattaaattatattaatcaaGAGAAGAACCATGTCCGctgtgaattttctccatcacGAGTCTCAAGACAAAAATTTGAATGCAAGTCAAATTAGGTCAAAAACAAAGAAGGGCATCAGAGAATAAGACATACCAAGAACCAAAAAAATTGCAAGCAAGACAGTGCTTATAGATCCCGCTCGATAACCAAAAAAGCCATatagaaaaattcagggaACGTGGTGGAAGAGCAAATCTCAGATCTTGCAAATCATTTCAAATAACAATTAGATATTTGCAATTGCCATAGTCAGGGTTCCTGCCCTCCTAAATGGGGGTACCAATTGCTGGGATAGCATGAACACTGACTATGGAAAGCCCCACGCAGACACACCCACATACAAACTATTGGAAATCCCTCTGAGGAGTTTTCGCAATATAATCTAGTAGAAAGCATATGTGCTCCTATcaaaagggggggaaaaaaccCCTAAACTGTCATCATCAACAACAATATTGCAATCTATAACCATCAATTTTGCAGAAGCGTAATCATTGAATTAGTACTACAACAGCAAATCAGTCAATCAGCAATCTCACAAATGAAAAGTGAATTCTCAGACCAGCAATTTACATAATTTCTACATAATGTGACGAACCTCTCTTTGATTAAGGCAACAGGGGGTTTAGTTGTATGGAATTGATATGAGAGTGAGAGGGACCTAATACAGTTTCATCCTTCGAAGCTCGGGACTCGGGAGAGCTTAGTGGATGGAGGTCAGACTTCAAACAGTAAGACACGCCGGCAAGGTGAACTGAGGATCGTCGTCGGAGTCCAGGCCCCAGGGGGTCGGGGGCATGGAGGTTACACAGTCACAGGCGGACTCTGCTGCAGTTCTGCTTACGGAGAGCGAGGTGTTCCGCGAAGAAGATGCAATGGAGGAACCAGCAAgcgggaggaggaggaaagtCACGCTGCCGGAAAGGTAGACGATGGCGAGGACGGCGACGGTGAGGAGTCGCGTGAAGGAGAATAGGGTTTCGTTTCCTTCCAGATTCCTTCGCTTCAGTCAGCTTTCCTATCGTCTCGCcctataaaataagaaaaaaaaaaagggctaaATATTCAAGGTTTAATTACCGAAAAGTACGATATTTTCGATTTATATCATTTCTATCacaaatttttagaaattatccaaaaatgcACGAACCAATGTTTTTATGTCACATTTTAACATGCGATTACTCCCCTTGTGAACTTTTGAGGAAATATCTGACATGACATCTTAACGGTAATGACGTGGCTAATGACATCTGAGTTGGTGATCTCATCGCACTTCAGGTGGGGCCAATAGCAGAAAAGACATATATACTCTACGATTCTTCTCTGAGACTTAGATTGGGAGTACtattcttgaaaaaaaaagtgctaaaatagaattactgaaaaataatTGCTTATACTTAAAAGCAGTTTAAGCATTTGGTAagttattttttgaatatgCTGAAAGTGACGGTAAGATATAATAAGTATTTGGAAAATTACTTATGTTGTTGCtgataaaatatgaaatgacTAATAAGTACattaataaaatacaaatttagAATTTTATACATAAATAACCAACATACATCGATGAGATAATTATAAtagagtaaataggcaatttcgtCCCAAACTTTCAcaagttgcatcaatttagtccctgacttattttttacattaatttcgtccctgacttTGCACTTTTGCATCGATTTCGTCCCTAACTTTGcacggttacatcaatttcgtccccgttacatcaaattggtccTCAACTTTGcacggttacatcaatttagtccctgactttgcacggttacatcaatttagtcacT
This region includes:
- the LOC116187183 gene encoding probable splicing factor 3A subunit 1; its protein translation is MPDLPAILPLPAPPEDGNLGPLPPSQMPEPQKDETLENGNKEKANSAPATVATHTRTIGIIHPPPDIRNIVDKTAQFVAKNGPEFERRIIQSNAGNPKFNFLNSSDPYHAYYQHRLSEFRAQNQAPAEQAPQPADSAASEPTPAVPLVPDSASSDIAAQFIPLPKVLEPPESEQYTVRLPEGITGEELDIIKLTAQFVARNGKSFLTGLTSREINNPQFHFLKPTHSMFMFFTALADAYSKVLMPPKGLTEKLRKSVTDMTTVLERCLHRLEWEKSQEQARQRAEDEIEQERMQMAMIDWHDFVAVETIDFVDDEDEDLPPPMTLEEVIRRSKMTNMEDEIIEPGKEVEMEMDEEEVQLVEEGMRAASIEENDDERKNNDLEPPLRIVKNWKRPEERIPAERDPTRFVVSPITGELILINEMSEHMRISLIDPKYKEQKERMFAKIRETTLAQDDEISRNIVGLARTRPDIFGTTEEEVSNAVKAEIEKKKDEQPKQVIWDGHTGSIGRTANQALSQNVGTEDQNDATNQGLPGPAAPPPRPVLLSVRPLPPPPGLALNLPRVPPNAVQYSAATSGGHPVPPPRPPGMPMMPGARPPPPLMAMTSSGQPTIMGNRPLQQMPPPVVSVNPPGGIPVPPPPGSQFTPVSVPRPPFVPVPIPPAGMPMMPPPGPPPSMGVPPPPPPEEAPPPLPEEPEPKRQKLDDSLLVPEDQFLAQHPGPARISISIPNTDEGNLKGQVLEITVQSISETVGSLKEKIAGEIQLPANKQKLSGKPGFLKDNMSLAYYNVGDGETLNLSLRERGGRKR